A genomic window from Flavobacterium sp. I3-2 includes:
- a CDS encoding GyrI-like domain-containing protein, which translates to MEGFKLVGKKLMMQTCNKNGQAAIDCGSLWQAFMEDEIIKKIPNKISNEIVAVYYDYESDEHGMYSFFIGCKVASETLKPEDLDELTIPVQKYQLETAKGQMPDCVANAWRKIWSTKINRQYGFDFEIYDQRSHDWANAEIDIYLSLTN; encoded by the coding sequence ATGGAAGGATTTAAACTCGTAGGTAAAAAATTAATGATGCAAACTTGTAATAAAAACGGACAAGCTGCAATAGATTGTGGTTCGCTTTGGCAAGCCTTTATGGAAGATGAAATCATAAAAAAAATACCAAATAAAATCTCCAATGAAATTGTTGCTGTTTACTACGATTATGAAAGCGACGAACATGGAATGTATTCTTTTTTTATAGGTTGTAAAGTTGCGTCCGAAACACTAAAACCTGAAGATTTAGACGAATTGACAATCCCAGTACAAAAGTACCAATTAGAAACTGCAAAAGGTCAAATGCCCGATTGCGTTGCAAACGCTTGGAGAAAAATTTGGAGTACAAAAATCAATCGTCAATATGGATTTGATTTTGAAATATACGACCAAAGAAGTCACGATTGGGCAAATGCTGAAATTGATATTTATCTATCTTTAACAAATTGA
- a CDS encoding DKNYY domain-containing protein has translation MTLYKYRYLLYTVILAPLIFLTLFIFGIFTKNNNYSEIDRNGIDINESIFQIYDNQIYALTPSNGYYKVEDASVNTFQTLNNPSFQNGHIGKDEKNVYAGNVILEDLNPQNLRVLANNYYTDGIVTYYSSRNSEQNQSLNTFEEIFQQTFYNLNLGSKPQTYWYPSVKLPDNVNYQSINGNGLTASSDKVYFKGLEMPEANPKTIKPIYNNYENNRRESTSYFTDNKHLYYENKLLDIDYNSSIYELYIEGDVPSRNDYLIDAKNGNIVADGVLFPTENAPYKLLSSNLKHAYQVLFASKNGIYFYNEYNKKVEKISDNPFPNNDFKQLYGDIIISGNNVYYLIGSENWGRGTGLNSRSTHLNLVENLNANDLVEVANINNSGSIWKAKNAYYYFDNLGRGQLIGGPIFQFNSSQDVLNFVKNEDINYQAVLDLMHSNQIFLPDSVNIAEAKTKSSFNNNYNSVYYILGFALFILIVILIVFRNKVLKPYFFEDGYLIINTLLFTKYKITDIEEITFKVNESNITHRYTNAVFKIKTKNGKTSRNYMYSPEVTIFSTPKVVFIEYIQELQIELDSKKIKSTLKLND, from the coding sequence ATGACATTATATAAATATAGATATTTACTTTATACCGTCATTCTTGCACCGTTAATTTTTCTGACGTTATTCATTTTTGGTATCTTTACTAAGAATAATAATTATTCTGAAATTGATAGAAATGGAATTGATATAAATGAAAGTATTTTTCAAATTTACGATAACCAAATTTATGCATTAACACCAAGTAACGGTTATTATAAAGTTGAAGATGCTTCTGTAAATACATTTCAAACTTTAAATAATCCTAGTTTTCAGAACGGACATATCGGTAAAGATGAAAAAAATGTATATGCTGGTAATGTGATTTTAGAAGATTTAAATCCTCAAAATTTGAGAGTTTTAGCTAATAATTATTATACCGATGGAATTGTAACCTATTACAGTTCGAGAAATAGTGAACAAAATCAATCATTAAATACGTTTGAAGAAATTTTTCAACAAACTTTTTACAATCTTAATTTAGGTAGTAAACCTCAAACTTATTGGTATCCTTCAGTAAAACTTCCTGACAATGTAAATTACCAAAGCATAAATGGAAATGGATTAACAGCTTCTTCTGATAAGGTTTATTTTAAAGGTCTTGAAATGCCTGAAGCGAATCCGAAAACTATAAAACCTATTTATAACAATTATGAAAATAATCGACGTGAAAGCACTTCTTATTTTACTGATAATAAACATCTTTATTATGAAAATAAGCTTTTAGATATTGATTATAATTCTTCGATTTATGAATTATATATCGAAGGAGATGTTCCGTCTCGAAATGATTATTTAATCGATGCTAAAAATGGAAATATTGTTGCTGATGGTGTTTTATTTCCAACAGAAAACGCTCCGTATAAATTACTTAGTAGCAATCTAAAGCATGCTTATCAGGTTTTATTTGCTTCAAAAAACGGAATTTATTTTTATAACGAATACAATAAAAAAGTAGAAAAAATAAGTGATAATCCTTTTCCGAATAACGATTTTAAACAGCTTTATGGTGATATAATTATTTCAGGTAACAACGTTTATTATCTAATCGGTTCAGAAAATTGGGGTCGCGGAACTGGCCTTAATAGTAGAAGTACACATCTAAATTTAGTTGAAAATCTTAATGCAAACGATTTAGTTGAGGTAGCCAATATCAATAATTCTGGTAGTATTTGGAAAGCAAAAAATGCATATTATTATTTTGATAATTTAGGTCGAGGACAATTAATCGGTGGACCTATTTTTCAATTTAATAGTAGTCAAGATGTTTTAAATTTTGTAAAAAACGAAGACATTAATTATCAAGCTGTTTTAGATTTAATGCATTCAAATCAAATTTTTCTTCCTGATAGCGTAAATATTGCGGAAGCTAAAACTAAATCTTCGTTTAATAATAATTACAATTCTGTTTATTACATTTTAGGTTTTGCTTTATTTATTCTGATTGTAATTTTGATTGTATTTCGCAACAAAGTTCTTAAACCATATTTCTTTGAAGATGGTTATCTGATAATAAATACATTGTTGTTTACCAAATACAAAATCACAGACATCGAAGAAATTACTTTTAAAGTAAATGAAAGTAATATTACTCATAGATATACCAATGCCGTTTTTAAAATAAAAACCAAAAATGGAAAAACGTCTAGAAATTATATGTATTCACCTGAAGTGACTATTTTTTCTACACCAAAAGTAGTTTTTATAGAATACATCCAAGAATTACAAATTGAACTTGATTCAAAAAAAATAAAATCGACATTAAAATTAAATGACTGA
- a CDS encoding DUF2207 domain-containing protein, which produces MKKLLCFLIFILSFISFGQNRENVDNVIQVKSEETTTEDSDLYFEKNDNYYDYEKILAYQVDVIVNTDSSLEVTETIKVNSKGNNISRGIYRTLPIKRNLNNQTFPVKHNIISIKRDGVKDGYLTEKSDEWLKIYIGKEDVILDPGIYTYEIKYSVKKQIGFFTDYDELYWNATGTEWDFSIDNVEVTVHLPNGADIIQNACYTGSFGSNEQNCSSQKIDNTTMVWHAQNLNSSEGLTVAVGFKKGIVQPPPPPGFLEVYGITALLIIVFIYLSYVCYNLWKTHGIDPEKPTVHPQFSPPDNLSPAALGFYHFEKIKKKSITATLTYLAVHKFILIEEIKTKKFFGLSSSQSFRLTKLRDKNSSFLKEEEKSLMRELFKKKNTIDIDGDYDPSIKRALSGYEIAIKNEYEPLLKEGNNAKLLTKPALLYFIAFLVSFIISNFLNENSQITDLTQFLVASIILPVVFFYATRNQAKSVMVGCLKVFFGLMIFFQAIATIFTLIFSFFNSENTIALKSCYAFFFIGGIGLLIMRKLIKKPTVEKLRIQAEIEGFKMYMAAAENEQLKFFNAPKLTPEIFEKYLPYAIMFEVDKIWGDKFNQLILESALSYEPTWYSGSSFNAAYFGSSIATSLTDSFTSSSREPSQSSSSGGSFGGGSSSSGSSGGGSSGGGSGGGGGW; this is translated from the coding sequence ATGAAAAAACTACTTTGTTTTTTAATATTCATTTTATCCTTCATTTCTTTTGGACAAAATAGAGAAAATGTAGATAACGTAATTCAAGTGAAATCTGAAGAAACTACAACAGAAGACTCTGATTTGTATTTTGAAAAAAATGATAATTATTACGATTACGAAAAAATTCTTGCATATCAAGTTGACGTAATTGTAAATACAGATTCAAGTTTAGAAGTTACAGAAACCATAAAAGTTAATAGTAAAGGAAATAACATCAGTCGTGGTATTTACCGAACTTTACCAATTAAACGAAATCTTAATAACCAAACTTTTCCTGTTAAGCACAACATTATTTCGATAAAAAGAGATGGTGTAAAAGATGGTTATCTTACCGAAAAAAGTGATGAATGGTTAAAGATTTACATCGGAAAAGAAGATGTAATTCTAGACCCTGGTATTTATACTTATGAAATTAAATACAGCGTAAAAAAACAAATCGGTTTCTTTACAGATTATGACGAATTGTATTGGAATGCTACGGGAACCGAATGGGACTTTTCGATTGATAATGTAGAAGTAACTGTGCACTTACCAAATGGTGCAGATATTATTCAAAACGCTTGTTATACTGGAAGTTTTGGAAGTAATGAACAGAATTGCAGCAGTCAAAAAATTGATAATACTACAATGGTTTGGCACGCACAAAATTTAAATTCAAGTGAAGGTTTAACCGTCGCTGTCGGATTTAAAAAAGGAATTGTTCAACCTCCACCACCACCAGGTTTTCTAGAAGTTTATGGAATAACTGCATTGTTAATTATTGTGTTTATTTATTTAAGTTATGTTTGTTATAACCTTTGGAAAACACACGGAATCGACCCTGAAAAACCAACAGTTCATCCGCAATTTAGTCCGCCAGATAATTTATCTCCTGCGGCTTTAGGTTTTTATCATTTTGAAAAAATAAAGAAAAAATCAATTACAGCTACATTAACTTATTTGGCTGTTCATAAATTTATATTAATCGAAGAAATAAAAACCAAAAAATTCTTTGGGTTATCCTCATCACAAAGTTTTAGATTAACAAAATTAAGAGACAAAAATTCATCTTTTTTAAAAGAGGAAGAAAAATCGTTGATGCGTGAACTTTTCAAGAAAAAAAACACCATCGATATTGATGGAGATTACGACCCAAGTATAAAAAGAGCTTTATCTGGTTATGAAATTGCAATTAAAAACGAATATGAACCTCTTTTAAAAGAAGGAAATAATGCCAAGTTATTAACCAAACCTGCATTATTATATTTTATTGCATTCTTAGTTAGCTTCATCATTTCTAATTTTCTAAACGAAAATTCGCAAATCACAGACTTAACACAATTTTTAGTTGCTAGTATAATTTTACCGGTTGTATTTTTCTACGCTACCAGAAATCAAGCTAAGTCAGTTATGGTTGGTTGTTTAAAAGTTTTTTTCGGACTGATGATTTTCTTTCAAGCAATAGCAACAATTTTCACATTAATCTTTTCTTTTTTTAACAGTGAAAACACAATTGCTTTAAAATCTTGTTATGCTTTCTTCTTTATTGGCGGAATTGGTTTACTTATTATGCGTAAACTAATTAAAAAACCTACTGTAGAAAAATTGAGAATTCAAGCAGAAATAGAAGGTTTTAAAATGTATATGGCAGCAGCAGAAAACGAACAATTAAAGTTTTTCAATGCTCCGAAATTAACTCCAGAAATTTTTGAAAAATACTTGCCTTACGCTATTATGTTTGAAGTTGATAAAATTTGGGGAGATAAATTCAACCAATTAATTTTAGAATCAGCATTAAGTTATGAACCAACTTGGTACAGTGGCAGTAGTTTTAATGCTGCTTATTTTGGTTCTTCAATCGCAACAAGTTTAACCGATTCGTTTACTTCATCGTCAAGAGAACCTTCACAAAGTTCGAGTTCGGGCGGAAGTTTTGGAGGCGGAAGTTCGAGCAGTGGTTCGTCAGGTGGAGGTTCATCTGGCGGCGGTAGCGGTGGCGGTGGCGGCTGGTAG
- a CDS encoding LemA family protein, translated as MAVLLYLFIPLAILILYAISIYNALIKNRNLVEEAWSVIDVMLKKRYDLIPNLVETVKGYATHEKETLQNVIEARNQAVNTKDVEHKQIAEQTLNHAMMNLFALSENYPDLKANTNFQQLQSDLTDIETDIEKSRRYYNGTVREYNIKIEIFPNNMIANMYGFQKSKFFEIENQEEKTTPQVKF; from the coding sequence ATGGCTGTATTATTATACTTATTTATACCGTTGGCAATACTAATTTTATATGCAATTTCAATTTATAACGCATTAATAAAAAATAGAAATTTAGTTGAAGAAGCTTGGAGTGTGATTGATGTGATGCTAAAAAAACGTTACGATTTGATTCCGAATTTAGTCGAAACAGTTAAAGGATATGCAACGCATGAAAAAGAAACACTGCAAAATGTTATCGAAGCTAGAAATCAAGCTGTTAATACAAAAGATGTAGAACACAAACAAATTGCAGAACAAACTTTAAATCATGCGATGATGAATTTGTTTGCACTTTCTGAAAATTATCCGGATTTAAAAGCAAATACAAATTTTCAACAACTTCAATCTGATTTAACAGACATCGAAACAGACATCGAAAAATCAAGACGATATTATAACGGAACTGTTCGAGAATACAACATTAAAATTGAAATATTTCCGAATAATATGATTGCTAATATGTACGGATTTCAAAAATCAAAATTCTTCGAAATCGAAAATCAAGAAGAAAAAACCACACCACAAGTAAAATTTTAA
- a CDS encoding ATP-binding cassette domain-containing protein, with the protein MNLHQIRVKEVYSFLDNKDILLGFRKLLDCAMDTQNMSIYQEAINLTDWKENNPNEIDELIVRSKKVLEKINQIEVVETSREISVLEAQDICKTYGFSKFALGPVSVQIKKGQVYGLVGENGNGKTTLLRILAKEISFNQGNLKFSFSAEAKSDYDLRTRLIYIPQRTERWYGSLKDNLKFVLANYGEKPSEIETRVLMMIARLGLWKYKHLQWNELSSGYKMRFELARTLLRKPEILLLDEPLANLDVLAQQVILEDLKAISNSVNNPIALILSSQQLYEVEKMSDKVIFLKNGRYKDNLEEEVQLQNDLIIEIDSSVSREILQEVFAEVGLLKMVYNGGIYVVYFSNEVQFSDVLFLLGKAKVPLTYIRNISASTRRFFMN; encoded by the coding sequence ATGAATTTACATCAAATAAGAGTTAAAGAAGTTTATAGCTTTTTAGACAATAAAGACATTCTTTTGGGATTTCGAAAGCTGTTAGATTGTGCTATGGATACGCAAAATATGTCGATTTATCAAGAAGCAATTAATCTTACAGATTGGAAAGAAAATAATCCGAATGAAATTGATGAATTAATCGTACGTTCAAAAAAAGTTTTAGAAAAAATCAATCAAATTGAAGTTGTTGAAACTTCGCGAGAAATATCTGTTCTTGAAGCTCAAGATATTTGTAAAACCTACGGATTTTCTAAATTCGCTTTAGGACCAGTTTCTGTTCAAATTAAAAAAGGACAAGTTTATGGATTGGTTGGCGAAAACGGAAACGGAAAAACAACTTTACTACGAATTTTAGCTAAAGAAATTTCATTTAATCAAGGCAATTTAAAATTCAGTTTTAGTGCAGAAGCTAAAAGCGATTACGATTTACGAACACGTTTGATTTATATTCCACAACGAACTGAACGTTGGTACGGAAGTTTAAAAGATAATTTAAAATTTGTTTTAGCAAATTATGGCGAAAAACCATCAGAAATTGAAACACGCGTTTTAATGATGATTGCTCGTTTAGGACTTTGGAAATACAAACATTTGCAATGGAACGAATTATCTTCAGGTTACAAAATGCGTTTTGAATTGGCTCGAACTTTACTACGAAAACCCGAAATTTTATTGTTAGATGAACCTTTGGCGAATTTAGATGTTCTTGCGCAACAAGTTATTCTCGAAGATTTAAAGGCAATTTCCAATTCGGTTAACAACCCGATTGCTTTGATATTAAGTTCGCAACAATTATATGAAGTCGAAAAGATGTCTGATAAAGTTATCTTTTTGAAGAATGGTCGTTATAAAGATAATTTAGAAGAAGAAGTTCAACTACAAAATGATTTAATTATTGAAATCGATAGTTCCGTTTCGCGTGAAATTCTTCAAGAAGTATTTGCAGAAGTTGGTTTACTAAAAATGGTTTACAATGGCGGAATTTACGTTGTGTATTTTAGCAATGAAGTTCAATTTAGTGATGTGCTGTTTTTGTTAGGAAAAGCTAAAGTTCCGTTGACATACATCCGTAATATTTCTGCTTCGACACGTCGATTCTTTATGAACTAA
- a CDS encoding MBL fold metallo-hydrolase, with product MKQKTRKRIRKMLYIFLFLIVGLTIGTVVFLQHPLFGKTPSRDRLKKVENSENYSDGKFQNLSETPDLTEGVSYTDIFKDMLFNKAEHAIPLDSIPSEKTNLIDRDTTENFIVWFGHSSYFMQIDGKKYLIDPVLTENASPIYGTNNAFKGATNYTFEDLPEIDFLLITHDHYDHLDYTTIKNIKSKVKQIVCPLGVGEHFEFWGFDASKIIEKDWYENYEIDAETLIMFTPARHFSGRGFKRNQSLWTSYVLKTKNFNLYLGGDSGYDFHFKEIGEKYGPFDLVILENGQYDYKWKYIHMQPDEVLKASKDLQAKRLFPVHSAKFKLANHAWKEPLEKITTLNDAAFVVPIITPKIGSLIDLNNPNQKFDYWWKTVE from the coding sequence ATGCTTTATATATTTTTATTTCTAATTGTTGGGTTAACAATTGGAACAGTTGTATTCTTACAACATCCGCTGTTTGGAAAAACGCCAAGTAGAGATCGACTTAAAAAAGTTGAAAATTCTGAAAATTATAGCGATGGTAAATTTCAAAATTTATCTGAAACTCCAGATTTAACAGAAGGTGTTTCGTACACAGATATTTTTAAAGATATGCTTTTTAATAAAGCAGAACATGCGATTCCATTAGATTCCATTCCATCAGAAAAAACAAATCTTATCGACAGAGATACTACTGAAAATTTTATCGTTTGGTTTGGACATTCGTCTTATTTTATGCAGATTGATGGTAAAAAATATTTAATCGACCCCGTTTTAACCGAAAATGCGTCTCCGATTTACGGAACAAATAATGCATTTAAAGGAGCTACAAATTATACTTTTGAAGATTTACCCGAAATTGATTTTTTATTGATTACACACGATCATTACGACCATTTAGATTATACAACAATCAAAAATATCAAATCGAAAGTAAAACAAATAGTTTGTCCGTTAGGTGTTGGTGAACATTTTGAATTTTGGGGATTTGATGCATCAAAAATCATTGAAAAAGATTGGTATGAAAACTACGAAATCGATGCAGAAACTTTAATTATGTTTACACCAGCACGTCATTTTTCTGGTCGTGGATTTAAAAGAAATCAATCGCTTTGGACGTCTTATGTTTTAAAAACTAAAAATTTTAATTTGTATTTGGGTGGCGATAGCGGTTACGATTTTCACTTTAAAGAAATTGGAGAAAAATACGGTCCGTTTGATTTGGTTATTTTGGAAAACGGTCAGTACGATTACAAATGGAAATACATTCACATGCAACCCGATGAAGTTTTAAAAGCATCAAAAGATTTACAAGCTAAACGTTTGTTTCCGGTACATTCGGCAAAATTTAAATTGGCTAATCATGCTTGGAAAGAACCATTAGAAAAAATTACAACTTTAAACGATGCTGCTTTTGTGGTTCCGATTATTACTCCAAAAATTGGAAGTTTAATTGATTTAAATAATCCAAATCAAAAATTTGATTATTGGTGGAAAACAGTTGAATAA